In the Streptomyces sp. FXJ1.172 genome, one interval contains:
- a CDS encoding FAD-binding oxidoreductase, with product MSADAPGVVSVSLQPQDVVALRHSVTGPVLEPGVAGYEAECATFNLVCGFRPAVVVGATSELDVRTAVRFAVRHGLPVAVKSAAHQVVSSAQGGLLITTQRMRRITVDAEERTVRVEAGVRWRDVLPRAAEFGLAPLVGSAPDVGVVGYTLGGGQSPLLGRTLGYAADHVRWLDVVTADGELRRVTPLSEPDLFWALLGCKGNFGVVTEIEFEVFPVTRFYGGGIYFPGEHLAQVLEAWRAWLPTVGEEMTSSISIQRLPDLPVLPEPLRGAFVVHLRIGYLGSAADGAELVAPLRAAAPVLIDLVGEKPFTAIGEIHMDPVDPMPYFDRSVCLEEFTEKTTQALVELTGPESGCTLASVEIRALGGAFDREPAVSNAVSSRGLPYLVFSVVRGGPDQAETLRAELAKVVDGLAPWAAQRNMVNFLSPDEATGFEGVRAVYGAERFDRLAEVKKRYDPANVFRFNHNVTPV from the coding sequence ATGAGTGCGGACGCACCCGGTGTGGTGAGTGTGAGTCTTCAGCCGCAGGACGTGGTGGCTCTGCGGCATTCCGTCACGGGGCCTGTCCTGGAGCCGGGCGTGGCGGGGTACGAGGCGGAGTGCGCCACGTTCAACCTGGTCTGTGGTTTCCGGCCGGCCGTGGTCGTCGGAGCGACCAGTGAGCTGGACGTCCGAACGGCCGTCCGGTTCGCCGTGCGGCACGGGCTGCCGGTCGCCGTGAAGTCCGCGGCCCATCAGGTGGTCTCGTCGGCACAGGGCGGGCTGCTGATCACGACGCAGCGGATGCGGCGCATCACCGTCGACGCGGAAGAGCGCACCGTGCGGGTGGAGGCGGGTGTGCGCTGGCGTGATGTGCTGCCGCGCGCGGCCGAGTTCGGCCTGGCCCCGCTCGTCGGGTCGGCCCCGGACGTCGGCGTCGTCGGGTACACGCTGGGCGGCGGGCAGAGCCCGCTGCTCGGTCGGACGCTGGGCTATGCCGCCGACCATGTGCGGTGGCTGGACGTGGTCACGGCGGACGGAGAGCTGCGGCGGGTGACGCCGCTGAGCGAACCGGACCTGTTCTGGGCGCTGCTGGGCTGCAAGGGCAACTTCGGTGTGGTGACCGAGATCGAGTTCGAGGTGTTCCCGGTCACGCGCTTCTACGGCGGCGGCATCTACTTCCCCGGTGAGCACCTGGCGCAGGTGCTGGAGGCCTGGCGTGCCTGGCTGCCGACGGTGGGGGAGGAGATGACTTCCTCCATAAGCATCCAGCGTCTGCCTGATCTGCCGGTGCTGCCCGAGCCGCTGCGCGGTGCCTTCGTCGTCCACCTGCGCATCGGCTACCTCGGTTCGGCGGCCGACGGCGCCGAACTCGTCGCCCCGCTGCGTGCGGCCGCGCCGGTGCTGATCGACCTGGTGGGGGAGAAGCCCTTCACCGCGATCGGGGAGATCCACATGGACCCGGTGGACCCGATGCCCTACTTCGACCGTAGCGTGTGCCTGGAGGAGTTCACCGAGAAGACGACGCAGGCGCTGGTGGAGCTGACGGGCCCGGAGTCGGGGTGCACCCTGGCGAGTGTGGAGATCCGGGCGCTCGGCGGCGCGTTCGACCGTGAACCGGCGGTCTCCAACGCGGTGTCGAGCCGCGGTCTTCCCTACCTCGTCTTCAGTGTCGTGCGCGGCGGCCCGGACCAGGCGGAGACACTGCGGGCCGAACTCGCGAAGGTCGTGGACGGGCTCGCGCCCTGGGCGGCGCAGCGGAACATGGTGAACTTCCTCTCGCCGGACGAGGCGACCGGCTTCGAGGGGGTCCGGGCCGTGTACGGGGCGGAGCGGTTCGACCGGCTTGCCGAGGTGAAGAAGCGTTACGACCCGGCCAACGTCTTCCGCTTCAACCACAACGTGACGCCCGTCTGA
- a CDS encoding EF-hand domain-containing protein, with amino-acid sequence MSDIESKRRDFDEIDTDGDGFVTASELAASLEVNPKVSDDNIAAIIKIADNDGDRRIDFEEYAELVR; translated from the coding sequence ATGAGCGACATCGAATCGAAGCGGCGGGATTTCGACGAGATCGACACCGACGGCGACGGCTTCGTCACCGCCTCGGAGCTGGCCGCCTCGCTTGAGGTCAACCCCAAGGTGAGCGACGACAACATCGCGGCCATCATCAAGATCGCCGACAACGACGGCGACCGCCGGATCGACTTCGAGGAGTACGCGGAACTCGTCCGGTAG
- a CDS encoding peptide deformylase translates to MTASGTHMSLAERVEELLAPGGPLPIVAAGAPVLRRAAEPYDGQLDDALLDRFVAALRETMHAAPGVGLAAPQVGVSLSIAVVEDRARGPKEVMQARGRVPLPFRVLVNPAYAPEGDARAAFFEGCLSVPGWQAVVARHAQVRLRGQDERGHTIDEVFTGWPARIMQHETDHLNGTLYLDTALSRSLSTDEAVAEHWSQPTPEAAARALGFDLA, encoded by the coding sequence ATGACTGCTTCTGGCACACACATGTCCCTGGCCGAGCGCGTCGAGGAACTCCTGGCGCCCGGCGGTCCGCTGCCCATCGTCGCCGCAGGTGCTCCCGTCCTGCGCCGCGCCGCCGAACCGTACGACGGCCAGCTCGACGACGCGCTGCTCGACCGGTTCGTGGCCGCGCTGCGCGAGACGATGCACGCGGCCCCGGGAGTGGGACTGGCCGCGCCCCAGGTCGGCGTTTCGCTGAGCATCGCGGTGGTGGAGGACCGCGCACGCGGGCCGAAGGAGGTCATGCAGGCGCGCGGACGCGTTCCACTGCCGTTCCGCGTGCTGGTCAATCCGGCCTACGCGCCCGAGGGCGACGCCCGGGCCGCCTTCTTCGAGGGCTGCCTGAGCGTGCCCGGCTGGCAGGCGGTGGTGGCCCGCCACGCCCAGGTACGGCTGCGGGGGCAGGACGAGCGCGGCCACACGATCGACGAGGTGTTCACCGGCTGGCCGGCGCGCATCATGCAGCACGAGACCGACCACCTCAACGGCACGCTCTATCTGGACACGGCCCTGTCGCGGTCGCTGTCCACCGACGAGGCCGTGGCCGAGCACTGGTCACAGCCCACCCCCGAGGCGGCCGCCCGGGCGCTGGGATTCGACCTGGCCTGA
- a CDS encoding Bax inhibitor-1/YccA family membrane protein: protein MTAVEQQRVLKSSNPVLSRPQFQRRGGRKTAARDPRAGIAVARERIRAGKDVEQAYEDGPFAWPFVVGDLMTMDDVLPRAAAGLGVAALATVSSWTLLPLAAPGTAASYGIAACAGLLAAALVVLQCRKNPTSAALALTFAALQGVFLGALSTAVSRHLSPGVLVQTVLGTMAAFAGVLLARRLHWMRVHRRVYGSVGAALLAACLLALVDWILYPLMGADGLGLRPVGLGVFMGVLGVVLGASFLSLHVNQVEDAIRHGASRDQSWAAAFGLTLTLTWLYVETVRSSSLCPVEDLY, encoded by the coding sequence GTGACAGCGGTCGAGCAGCAGCGTGTGCTGAAGAGCAGCAATCCGGTACTCTCCCGGCCACAGTTCCAGCGGCGCGGTGGACGGAAGACGGCGGCCAGGGACCCGCGGGCGGGGATCGCCGTGGCACGGGAGCGGATCAGGGCGGGCAAGGACGTCGAGCAGGCCTACGAGGACGGCCCGTTCGCGTGGCCGTTCGTCGTCGGTGACCTGATGACGATGGACGACGTCCTGCCCCGCGCGGCGGCGGGGCTCGGGGTGGCAGCCCTCGCGACCGTGTCGTCGTGGACGCTGCTGCCGCTCGCCGCGCCCGGTACGGCCGCGTCGTACGGCATCGCCGCCTGCGCCGGACTCCTCGCCGCGGCGCTCGTGGTGCTCCAGTGCCGCAAGAACCCGACGTCCGCGGCCCTGGCCCTGACGTTCGCCGCGTTGCAGGGCGTCTTCCTCGGCGCCCTGTCGACCGCGGTCTCCCGTCACCTTTCGCCGGGTGTCCTCGTCCAGACCGTGCTCGGCACGATGGCGGCCTTTGCCGGTGTCCTGCTCGCCCGCCGACTGCACTGGATGCGGGTGCACCGCCGCGTTTACGGCTCCGTCGGCGCCGCGCTGCTCGCAGCGTGCCTGCTCGCCCTCGTGGACTGGATCCTGTACCCCCTCATGGGAGCGGACGGCCTGGGCCTGCGCCCCGTCGGCCTCGGCGTCTTCATGGGCGTCCTGGGCGTCGTCCTCGGGGCGTCGTTCCTGTCACTGCACGTCAATCAGGTGGAGGACGCCATCCGGCACGGCGCGTCCCGTGACCAGTCCTGGGCGGCCGCGTTCGGGCTCACCCTGACCCTGACGTGGCTGTATGTGGAGACCGTACGGTCGTCATCGCTCTGCCCGGTCGAAGACCTCTACTGA
- a CDS encoding TetR/AcrR family transcriptional regulator: MRSDASLNRLRILAAAAEVLAAGGDSSLKSIARRAGVGQGTLYRHFPTRESLVLEVYWQEVDEMVTAVPVLLDTLCPRLALRAWLDRLLMLGRSTPELAGAMRAATAALTEACREPYRPLMEAMTALVGANEAARTIVPGTTADDVLLLLGPLWHVGAREEDRARAERLFEVLMRGLCPSAAAQAG; encoded by the coding sequence ATGAGGTCGGACGCAAGCTTGAACCGGCTGCGCATCCTCGCGGCGGCGGCAGAGGTGCTCGCCGCTGGCGGCGACAGCTCGCTGAAGTCCATCGCGCGCAGAGCGGGGGTGGGCCAGGGGACGCTCTACCGCCATTTCCCCACCAGGGAGTCTCTGGTCCTCGAGGTGTACTGGCAGGAGGTGGACGAGATGGTGACCGCCGTGCCCGTCCTCCTGGACACCCTGTGTCCGCGGCTCGCGCTGCGCGCGTGGCTGGACCGCCTGCTGATGCTCGGCAGGAGCACGCCGGAGCTGGCGGGCGCGATGCGGGCAGCCACCGCCGCGCTGACGGAAGCGTGCCGGGAGCCGTACCGGCCGCTGATGGAGGCCATGACGGCGCTGGTGGGCGCCAACGAGGCGGCCCGGACCATCGTCCCCGGAACGACGGCCGACGACGTACTTCTGCTGCTCGGCCCCTTGTGGCACGTCGGCGCTCGGGAGGAGGACCGGGCCAGGGCCGAGCGGCTCTTCGAGGTGCTCATGCGGGGGCTGTGCCCGTCGGCCGCCGCGCAGGCCGGGTGA
- the ilvC gene encoding ketol-acid reductoisomerase — protein MAKLFYDTDADLSVIQGRKVAVIGYGSQGHAHALSLRDSGVDVRVGLHEGSKSKAKAEEQGLRVVTPSEAAAEADVIMILVPDPIQAQVYEKDIAPNLKDGDALFFGHGLNIRYGFIKPPAGVDVCMVAPKGPGHLVRRQYEEGRGVPCLVAVEQDPSKGALALALSYAKGIGGTRAGVIRTTFTEETETDLFGEQAVLCGGTAALVKAGFETLTEAGYQPEIAYFECLHELKLIVDLMYEGGLEKMRWSISETAEWGDYVTGPRIITDATKAEMKKILSEIQDGSFAKNWMDEYHGGLKQYNEYKQQDSEHLLETTGKQLRKLMSWVDEEA, from the coding sequence ATGGCCAAGTTGTTCTACGACACCGATGCCGACCTGTCCGTCATCCAGGGCCGCAAGGTCGCGGTCATCGGCTACGGCAGCCAGGGCCACGCCCACGCGCTGTCGCTGCGTGACTCCGGTGTCGACGTCCGCGTCGGTCTGCACGAGGGCTCCAAGTCCAAGGCGAAGGCCGAGGAGCAGGGCCTGCGCGTGGTGACCCCCTCGGAGGCCGCCGCCGAGGCCGACGTCATCATGATCCTCGTCCCGGACCCGATCCAGGCCCAGGTCTACGAGAAGGACATCGCCCCGAACCTGAAGGACGGCGACGCCCTGTTCTTCGGCCACGGCCTGAACATCCGCTACGGGTTCATCAAGCCCCCGGCCGGCGTCGACGTCTGCATGGTCGCCCCGAAGGGCCCGGGCCACCTGGTCCGCCGCCAGTACGAGGAGGGCCGCGGCGTTCCCTGTCTCGTCGCCGTCGAGCAGGACCCCTCCAAGGGCGCCCTCGCGCTGGCCCTGTCGTACGCCAAGGGCATCGGCGGCACCCGTGCTGGCGTCATCAGGACCACGTTCACCGAGGAGACCGAGACCGACCTGTTCGGCGAGCAGGCCGTCCTGTGCGGTGGTACGGCCGCGCTGGTCAAGGCGGGCTTCGAGACCCTGACCGAGGCCGGCTACCAGCCGGAGATCGCCTACTTCGAGTGCCTGCACGAGCTGAAGCTGATCGTGGACCTCATGTACGAGGGCGGCCTGGAGAAGATGCGCTGGTCCATCTCCGAGACCGCCGAGTGGGGCGACTACGTCACCGGCCCGCGCATCATCACCGACGCCACCAAGGCCGAGATGAAGAAGATCCTCTCCGAGATCCAGGACGGCTCCTTCGCCAAGAACTGGATGGACGAGTACCACGGCGGTCTGAAGCAGTACAACGAGTACAAGCAGCAGGACTCCGAGCACCTGCTGGAAACCACCGGCAAGCAGCTGCGCAAGCTGATGAGCTGGGTGGACGAGGAGGCGTAG